A single Ctenopharyngodon idella isolate HZGC_01 chromosome 22, HZGC01, whole genome shotgun sequence DNA region contains:
- the mipb gene encoding major intrinsic protein of lens fiber b, producing MWEFRSMMFWRAVFAEFFGTMFFVFFGMGAALRWTSGPYHVFHTALCFGFAAATLIQSIGHISGGHINPAVTFAYLVGSQMSLFRAFFYICAQCLGAMAGAAALYGVTPNNMRGTLALNTLQPGISLGMATTVEVFLTMQLVVCVFAVTDERRNGRLGSAALSIGFSITMGHLMGMYYTGAGMNPARSFAPAVIMRNFINHWVYWVGPMIGGAMGAILYDFMLFPRMRGLSERLATLKGSRPPEAENQQETRGEPIELKTQTL from the exons ATGTGGGAGTTCCGCTCTATGATGTTCTGGCGGGCGGTGTTTGCCGAGTTTTTCGGCACCATGTTCTTCGTGTTCTTCGGGATGGGTGCAGCGCTGCGCTGGACCTCCGGGCCTTACCATGTCTTTCACACTGCCCTCTGCTTCGGTTTTGCTGCTGCCACTCTAATCCAATCCATCGGCCACATCAGCGGAGGACACATCAATCCGGCCGTCACCTTTGCCTACTTAGTCGGCTCTCAGATGTCCCTGTTCCGAGCTTTCTTCTACATTTGTGCCCAGTGCCTGGGGGCCATGGCAGGAGCCGCGGCCCTCTATGGAGTTACACCCAACAACATGAGAGGAACACTGGCACTTAACACG TTGCAGCCTGGCATAAGTCTGGGAATGGCGACCACAGTGGAGGTGTTTCTCACCATGCAGTTGGTGGTCTGCGTCTTCGCCGTCACAGATGAGAGACGAAATGGGCGCCTGGGTTCTGCCGCTCTGTCCATTGGCTTTTCTATTACCATGGGCCACCTGATGGGG ATGTACTACACTGGTGCTGGTATGAACCCAGCCAGGTCTTTCGCTCCTGCTGTTATCATGAGGAATTTCATCAATCACTGG GTGTACTGGGTGGGGCCCATGATTGGAGGCGCTATGGGTGCcatcctgtatgatttcatgcTGTTTCCCCGTATGCGGGGTCTCTCCGAGCGGCTAGCCACTCTCAAGGGCAGCCGACCCCCAGAGGCCGAAAACCAGCAGGAGACCCGCGGGGAGCCCATCGAGCTGAAGACTCAAACCCTATAA
- the LOC127504606 gene encoding aquaporin-4: protein MAIKEELRSRQFWQGILAEVLGSLVFVSAVLGSLVPGPDGASPGPIYPALAAGMATVVLGYCFGEISGAQVNPAVTVALLATRKVDVFRALVYLVAQCLGGILATGLMYLSLPLKSTAQNYINKVPVEMNAGQALVMEMLATFVLGFTVFSVEDQRRREINEPGNLAIGFAVTTAIFIAGRFSGASLNPARSLGPAIILGYWEHHWVYWIGPILGAVLAGVSHEFIFAPSASRQKLVACLTCKDIEIVETASVSRSSLSTVTQSAMRNKQSNKLEHS, encoded by the exons ATGGCAATAAAAGAG GAGCTGAGGAGCCGTCAGTTTTGGCAGGGGATTTTGGCAGAGGTTCTTGGTTCCTTGGTCTTTGTATCTGCTGTGTTGGGCTCTTTAGTGCCGGGGCCGGACGGGGCCTCCCCGGGGCCCATCTACCCTGCACTAGCTGCTGGTATGGCAACTGTGGTTCTGGGATATTGCTTTGGTGAAATCAGTGGGGCTCAG gtGAATCCTGCAGTGACTGTGGCGCTCTTGGCCACGCGTAAGGTGGATGTGTTCAGGGCGCTGGTTTATCTGGTTGCCCAGTGTTTGGGGGGGATCCTCGCCACTGGCCTTATGTACCTCTCGCTGCCCCTAAAGTCCACCGCACAGAACTACATCAACAAG GTCCCAGTGGAAATGAACGCAGGTCAAGCTCTTGTGATGGAGATGCTTGCCACGTTTGTCCTGGGTTTCACCGTATTTTCTGTGGAAGATCAACGCAGGAGAGAAATAAATGAACCTGGAAACTTAGCCATTGGTTTTGCTGTAACCACTGCAATCTTTATCGCt GGGAGATTTTCTGGTGCCAGCTTGAATCCAGCTCGCTCCCTTGGTCCCGCTATAATACTTGGATATTGGGAACACCACTGG GTTTACTGGATCGGGCCAATATTAGGTGCAGTCCTGGCTGGAGTATCCCATGAGTTTATTTTTGCCCCCAGTGCGTCCAGACAGAAGCTAGTGGCCTGTCTGACCTGTAAGGACATTGAGATTGTGGAGACGGCCAGCGTGTCTCGATCGTCCCTGTCCACCGTCACACAGAGCGCCAtgagaaacaaacaaagcaacaaaCTGGAGCACAGCTAA